One Amblyomma americanum isolate KBUSLIRL-KWMA chromosome 8, ASM5285725v1, whole genome shotgun sequence DNA window includes the following coding sequences:
- the LOC144102616 gene encoding uncharacterized protein LOC144102616: MDGDVTKKRRKRYFYKDEPFVVPKTTLYRRQQEVRLRAQHCASSTSAANDGDVNGGGVVGDLLNLPSGEQPAAEQAAQPASPTLSAHDEQASGTSYDDDEDLFQTDDFDRLGETPEDSSSTSGETENDDGEREFLASDFVELEAAVIPGSTTTKAAAIIMIMAFVVTHGLTWEALNDLLRLIDGLFGFKGDVLPRSKFVFRKLWSSRKERLVKRFFYCDTCGSVLVSVPGMSSMRCPDCEVSTELCVLKARGHFFIILDLKEQMKCLLAKSKAALFERLVNLKAVIQQGGAALLQDITSGPMAEELRKSGKIGWMDLTITINTDGSPVFKSSLSSVWPIQFLINELPPCDRLKNCLIGGLWFGQHPYMRTFLTKFVEEINQFGKITWKAGHTLLSLGLHVLCCCVDAPARASVINMVQFNGLFGCPWCYNCAEFHEGAQRYMSVTVGEERTPGEMSKDMEFAEKIKDAVNGLKGQSPLNHLKHFNIVFGHTVEYMHCVLIGVTKCLTDQWFDSANSQQPFYIGRPVTMAKVDRRLLAIKPPHSFTRLPRSLKDKCHWKASEWRHWLLFYALPCCLGILPQRYLNHFALLVEAIFTLLLEELTLQQINHAASALLAQSTSGEALELK; this comes from the exons ATGGATGGGGACGTGACCAAGAAACGACGGAAGCGTTATTTCTACAAAGACGAACCGTTTGTTGTCCCGAAGACCACACTTTACAGGAGGCAGCAAGAAGTGCGGCTTCGCGCTCAGCATTGTGCCTCATCGACGTCAGCTGCCAACGACGGAGATGTCAACGGCGGAGGCGTTGTGGGCGATTTGCTGAACCTTCCAAGTGGCGAGCAACCAGCAGCAGAACAAGCGGCGCAGCCAGCCTCGCCTACTTTGAGTGCCCACGATGAGCAGGCAAGCGGCACCTCGTATGACGATGACGAAGATTTGTTCCAAACAGACGACTTTGACCGGCTTGGCGAAACACCCGAAGACAGCAGTTCTACGTCGGGAGAAACCGAAAACGACGACGGCGAACGCGAGTTTCTGGCATCGGACTTTGTCGAGCTTGAGGCAGCAGTAATTCCGGGCTCCACAACGACAAAGGCAGCCGCGATAATAATGATAATGGCGTTTGTCGTCACTCATGGACTCACTTGGGAGGCCCTGAATGATCTGCTGCGCCTCATAGATGGTCTGTTTGGCTTTAAAGGTGATGTACTTCCTCGGTCAAAGTTTGTGTTCCGAAAGCTTTGGTCGTCGCGCAAGGAAAGGCTGGTGAAGCGGTTTTTTTATTGTGACACCTGTGGCAGTGTGCTTGTGTCAGTGCCCGGAATGTCATCAATGAGGTGCCCGGACTGCGAGGTTAGCACGGAACTTTGTGTTCTAAAAGCTAGGGgacattttttcatcattttagatTTGAAAGAACAGATGAAATGTTTGCTTGCAAAATCAAAGGCTGCATTGTTTGAAAGACTTGTGAACTTAAAGGCAGTCATTCAGCAAGGAGGAGCCGCACTGTTGCAGGACATCACAAGTGGACCTATGGCCGAGGAGTTGAGGAAGAGCGGCAAAATTGGCTGGATGGATCTTACCATCACTATCAACACAGATGGAAGCCCCGTATTCAAGTCATCGTTATCATCTGTGTGGCCAATCCAGTTTTTGATTAACGAGCTGCCACCTTGCGACAGGCTAAAGAACTGCTTGATAGGTGGGCTGTGGTTCGGCCAGCACCCGTACATGAGAACCTTCTTAACCAAATTTGTTGAAGAGATCAATCAGTTTGGCAAGATCACTTGGAAGGCAGGTCATACATTGCTGTCATTAGGACTTCATGTACTGTGCTGCTGCGTGGATGCGCCAGCCCGAGCATCTGTGATCAACATGGTCCAGTTTAATGGTCTCTTCGGCTGCCCTTGGTGCTACAATTGTGCCGAGTTTCACGAAG GGGCCCAAAGGTACATGAGTGTTACAGTCGGTGAGGAGCGGACCCCAGGGGAGATGTCGAAAGACATGGAGTTTGCGGAGAAGATCAAAGATGCTGTGAATGGGCTTAAAGGGCAGTCACCACTGAATCACCTGAAACACTTTAACATTGTGTTTGGCCACACAGTGGAGTATATGCATTGTGTGCTCATTGGGGTCACGAAATGCCTTACTGACCAGTGGTTTGATTCAGCAAACTCTCAGCAACCGTTCTACATTG GGCGCCCCGTAACAATGGCCAAAGTGGACAGAAGGCTGCTGGCAATAAAGCCACCTCATTCATTCACCCGTCTGCCACGTTCGCTCAAGGACAAGTGCCACTGGAAAGCCAGCGAATGGCGGCATTGGTTGCTTTTTTATGCCCTGCCCTGCTGCTTGGGCATACTACCTCAGCGCTACCTGAACCACTTTGCATTGCTGGTTGAAGCCATATTCACCCTACTGCTGGAAGAGCTGACATTGCAGCAAATAAATCATGCAG CCTCGGCGCTGCTTGCACAGTCGACGTCAGGGGAGGCTTTGGAGCTGAAGTAA